AATTATAAATCGTCCATTCTGCCATTATCCGTGAAAACGGAAATAAATTATACGGATAAGTTGCATTTTTAGAGGCTTTTTAATGCTATTTCCATTATACTTTTATTTCAGGCTTCACAAAAACAGAAACAAACCGTACTTTTGCGGTTTAACGAGTTTCAAGGATAAATGGACAACGAGAGGAAGGAGCGATTATCACAGTTTTTGAAAAGAAACTCTGAGGGCCAAACATTATCACAAGGACGCTCAATTTTCAGCAGTGGAGGTTACAGCATTGTGAAATTGGATTACAATGGAGGAGGTTACGCCGAATTCAAAGTGAAAAGTGATTACTCGGTCCGGGATTATGTTATCAAAATCCAGGATTTTCTTACCCCGAATATAATTACTTCCTGTACCTGCACGCATGATTACGGCGGACTGTGTAAGCACAGGATTGCCATGACGCTTTATGTGCTGGACAAAATGCCGGCGTATGTAAAGCCGACAGAGCATAATATGGCAGATACGATGGTGGTACTTCCTTCTCTTAAGGATGTATACCTGGAAGATTTTGTGCAGCGTGAAAACTGGAATAATAGAAATCAGCCTGTCAAAGTTGATATTCTGGCAACCCGTGATGGATTTGCTGAATGCAAGGTAAATCTTCGGGATAACGATTTCTCGGTTCAGTTCACAAAAATTCCCAATTCCAACCAGATACAGACAAGCTGCTCCTGCGAGCAAATTCTTTATGTTCCTTTATGCGAGCATAAACTGGCGGCACTTCTAAAACTGCGTGATCAGTTTGGCGAGCGTGCGTTTGACATGATGCGTGACTGGACGGAGGATAAAACTGCGCTTTTAGCTGAATATGGTTATACGCTGGAAGATAATCTGGAAGGGAAATTTGATTTCAAAATTGACCAGAACGGGACTTTACAATTAATCAGACAAGATAAAGGAATACAAAAAGTCGGCGTTTTCCAGAACTGGCAAAAACTTCGCAATAAGGTAATTCCAGATTTACAGCCGGTTTTTCAGGTTAATGATTCGGATTCACATTCGGGAGACGAAAGACTTTCACTATATGTTTTCTGGCCGAGAGGTTTTGATAGTTTGCTGGATGTAGGTTTTGGTATTTTTTCTGCCAAAAGCAGTTCTAAAACACAAAAATATACACATATCAGAAGTATCGCCGGCGGATCGGGAACGGCTTATTTACCAGAAGAAATTCCGGTTTTGACGGCAAGTGATTCCAGGTTGGTTCGTATTGCGCGTCATTTTAGTCCGGAAGGTCTTCAAAAATATATGAAGAGCCAGGGACAAGCCGGTGCGCATTTGAGCGACGAATCTTCTGATTATCAAAATGAAGCAAGGAAATGGGTAGGCAGACAAATCGTCCGGATTTTTAAAGATCTGAGCGGTGAGCGTTTGTTCCTTACTGAAAGCGATTATGTAACAAATCAGAATCAGCTTCAGGAAGTAAAAATTCACCCGACGCCAGCTAAATTATTTTTTGTACTAACTGAGGATCAGGAATTTATCAGCCTGAATCCTTATGTTGAAATAGAAAAAGGCCGGCCGATTGATTTGCAGCAGGTTGCATCTTCATTCGACAGTTTTTGGTTAGGTATTTACAAAGAAGATATTCTTTTCCGTTGGGCCAGTATTAATGATGCCGAAATGGTGGATTATCTGCGCCAGAATGGATTCAAGATCCGGGTAAGAAAAGATCACGCCGAAACTTTCATGAAGGATTGGGTGATGCCGGTTACAGAACATTTCGAAGTTGTTTTCCAAACGCGCCACGCGTTGGAAACAAGTGCGATGAAATATGAAAAAGGCAGAGTTTATCTGAAAGAAGACGACGCCAATTTGCTCATCGTTCCAACTTATGTATATGAAGGCGATGCTGAATCGGAAGAAACCGAATTGATCCATGATAATCAGCGTACCAAAGCTAGATTTGAAGATAACCACATTCATTTGCTTGAACGTGATATCACGGCGGAAAAAGCGCATTGGGAATGGGTGAAATCATTGCACCCAGATTTCGCACAACAACCTGATCAACCGTTTTTCTTTATTCCTTTTGAAGAGGTGATGAAAGATGGCTGGTTGTTTCATTTTGTGGATACTGTTGAGGAAAAGGAAATTCAGCTTTTAGGTTTCAAAGACCTGAAAAAAATGCGCATCAACCCGAACAGGGGAAAAGTGCAGATCCGTGCTTCTTCCGGAATTGACTGGTTTGATATGCAGATCGAAATCAGCTTCGGAGATCAGCAGGTAACTTTGGCAGATGCTAAAAAAGCATTGTTGAAAAAACAGAATTATGTAGAACTGAAAGATGGTTCGATGGGAATTTTGCCGGAAGAGTGGATTCAAAAACTTGAACCGTTATTGAAATTCGGTAGAGTGGATGGCGACGAAGTGCATTTGTCGAAATTCCATTTTTCGCTGATTGAAGAACTTGCATCTCAAATTGATAACGAGGAAGTTTTACAAGAGCTTTGGGAGAAAAAACAAAAACTCCTGAATTTTAAAGAAATTCCAAGTGTGCCGCTTCCTGAAAATATCAATGCAACGCTGAGACAATATCAGGAAGAAGGATATAAATGGCTGAATTTCCTTGAAGAATTTGGCTGGGGCGGATGTTTGGCGGATGATATGGGTTTAGGAAAAACGCTACAAATGTTGACATTTCTC
The sequence above is drawn from the Dyadobacter subterraneus genome and encodes:
- a CDS encoding DEAD/DEAH box helicase — protein: MDNERKERLSQFLKRNSEGQTLSQGRSIFSSGGYSIVKLDYNGGGYAEFKVKSDYSVRDYVIKIQDFLTPNIITSCTCTHDYGGLCKHRIAMTLYVLDKMPAYVKPTEHNMADTMVVLPSLKDVYLEDFVQRENWNNRNQPVKVDILATRDGFAECKVNLRDNDFSVQFTKIPNSNQIQTSCSCEQILYVPLCEHKLAALLKLRDQFGERAFDMMRDWTEDKTALLAEYGYTLEDNLEGKFDFKIDQNGTLQLIRQDKGIQKVGVFQNWQKLRNKVIPDLQPVFQVNDSDSHSGDERLSLYVFWPRGFDSLLDVGFGIFSAKSSSKTQKYTHIRSIAGGSGTAYLPEEIPVLTASDSRLVRIARHFSPEGLQKYMKSQGQAGAHLSDESSDYQNEARKWVGRQIVRIFKDLSGERLFLTESDYVTNQNQLQEVKIHPTPAKLFFVLTEDQEFISLNPYVEIEKGRPIDLQQVASSFDSFWLGIYKEDILFRWASINDAEMVDYLRQNGFKIRVRKDHAETFMKDWVMPVTEHFEVVFQTRHALETSAMKYEKGRVYLKEDDANLLIVPTYVYEGDAESEETELIHDNQRTKARFEDNHIHLLERDITAEKAHWEWVKSLHPDFAQQPDQPFFFIPFEEVMKDGWLFHFVDTVEEKEIQLLGFKDLKKMRINPNRGKVQIRASSGIDWFDMQIEISFGDQQVTLADAKKALLKKQNYVELKDGSMGILPEEWIQKLEPLLKFGRVDGDEVHLSKFHFSLIEELASQIDNEEVLQELWEKKQKLLNFKEIPSVPLPENINATLRQYQEEGYKWLNFLEEFGWGGCLADDMGLGKTLQMLTFLQHQKNKNPEATNLVVVPTTLIFNWQAESAKFTPDLKLYVHRGMDRRKDLEIFQDYDIVLTTYGTMRSDVELLKKIQFNYIVLDESQAIKNPDSLTAKASRLLKSNNRLAMTGTPVENNTFDLYSQFEFLNPGLLGHADFFRAEYATPIDKFQDKVKAEELRRLVYPFMLKRTKEEVATDLPDKTETILYCEMGKKQRKVYETIREKYRLQIAEKLATDGLNKSNFLIFEALLKLRQICDSPVLLSDDEDYGNESAKLEEIVREIEENASNHKILIFSQFLGMLDLIRQHLEKVNIPYEYLDGQTVDRAGRVNRFQNDQNCRVFLMSLKAGGVGLNLTEADYVYLMDPWWNPAVERQAIDRTHRIGQTRKVFAYKMICKDTIEEKILLLQERKQELAEDLVGGEAGFIKKLSQDDIMALFS